The following nucleotide sequence is from Gottschalkia purinilytica.
AATCCTGGTTTAACCATGATTCCTTTAATTCCTCTTATATGCTCATCTATTACTTCCGGATGCTCTTTTCTGTAACTTCTTTCATATTCAGCACTGTGTAAGTGTGGGAATCCTTCGAATACTCCTGAGTATTTTTCTTCAACTCCTGCTGGATATTCGTGTACTATTGTTTTTAATTCTTCATCTGTTAATGATGGTAATGCTCCTTCTTCACCATCTTGATATACTATGTGTCCACGAACTATAGTTTTTACTGGTTTACCTTTTAGTTTTAATCCTTCAAGTGGGTTATATCCACACATAGTAACCATATCTTTTGTTATAGTCCATTCTCTATCTAAGTCTATTACTGTAAAGTCAGCATCTGATCCTATATTTAATGCACCTTTTTTAGGATATAATCCGTAGTGTTTTGCAGCGTTAGTTGATAATATATCTACTAATTTGCTTAAAGAAAGTCTTCCTTTATTGTATCCTTCACTTACTAGCACAGGTACCATAGTCTCAACTCCAGGTATTCCTGGGAATGCAGTCCAGATATTCATTCCTTCTTTAGCTTTTTCACTTTCTATTTCATATGGAGCATGGTCAGTAGCTATGAAATCAACGCTTCCGTTGTTAAGTCCTTCCCATAACTCTTCATTATCTCTTTTAGTTCTTAACGGAGGAGCTATTTTAGCAAATGCACCATATTCGCTCATAGCATCTTGATAGTTTAGTGTTAAGTAGTGAGGACAAGTTTCTGAAGTTACGTTTATACCTCTTTTCTTAGCTTCTCCTACTAATTTAGCACCTATTCCAGTACTCATATGAACTATGTGTAATCTCGCTCCAGTATCTTCAGCAAAGCTTATACCTAATTCTATAGCAACTTTTTCAGCTAATTCCATTCTAGCTTCTGCCCATGCTGGACCATCCATTCTTCCTTCTTTTTGGAATTTTTTAACGTAGAAGTCACACATAGCAAAGTTTTCAGCATGAATTCCTATTGGAAGTCCTGTTTCAGCAACTGCTCTAAAACATTCTAACA
It contains:
- a CDS encoding dihydroorotase, with amino-acid sequence MYDLILKNARIPQGDDTIVTNILVRDEKIAGFTDCIEEVQAKEIIDIEGQLTLPGCIDSHTHFMYQGFPHRENFLTGTAAAATGGITTVIDMPCCSVPSARSVEQLQLKIDLCQPQSLVDFAMWGGVTGEDVREDWMHNVKEQADYGVVAFKVYMTPSVPTYPRVTDPEMLECFRAVAETGLPIGIHAENFAMCDFYVKKFQKEGRMDGPAWAEARMELAEKVAIELGISFAEDTGARLHIVHMSTGIGAKLVGEAKKRGINVTSETCPHYLTLNYQDAMSEYGAFAKIAPPLRTKRDNEELWEGLNNGSVDFIATDHAPYEIESEKAKEGMNIWTAFPGIPGVETMVPVLVSEGYNKGRLSLSKLVDILSTNAAKHYGLYPKKGALNIGSDADFTVIDLDREWTITKDMVTMCGYNPLEGLKLKGKPVKTIVRGHIVYQDGEEGALPSLTDEELKTIVHEYPAGVEEKYSGVFEGFPHLHSAEYERSYRKEHPEVIDEHIRGIKGIMVKPGFGQFVKRQSIQVLPKTITY